In the genome of Populus nigra chromosome 9, ddPopNigr1.1, whole genome shotgun sequence, one region contains:
- the LOC133703714 gene encoding uncharacterized protein LOC133703714, protein MDEEMKSLHKNQTWDLVQLPKGKKTIGCKWVYAKKEGNPGKDNIRFKARLVAKGYAQKEGIDYNEVFSPIVKHSSIRILLALVAQFDLELAQLDVKTAFLHGDLEEEIYMSQPDGFKVTGKENWACKLKKPLYGLKQSPRQWYKRFDKFMAEHGYTRSQFDHCVYFRKLLDGSFIYLLLYVDDMLIASKSKVEIDRLKAQLRTEFEMKDLGEAKKILGMEIQRDRRKGTVCLTKTQYLKKILQRFGVDGKTKPVSTPLAPHFKLSASMSPRTEEERKHMAQIPYANAVGALMYAMVCTRPDISHAVSMVSRYMHDPGKGHWQAVKWILRYIHGTTDIGLKFERDDRLGQNLVGYVDSDYAGDLDKRRSTTGYVFTLANGPVSWRSTLQSTVALSTTEAEYMAVTEAFKEAIWLHGLIEDLGMVQEHVDVHCDSQSVICLAKNQVHHSRTKHIDVRFHFVREIVDEGDILLQKIGTVDNPADMLTKCVSGIKFQHYGSHGAAIALLYGIGGVGKTAIAKSVFNQNYYKFEGKSFLSNFRSKDIVCLQRQLLFDILNKTVEINDPDEGILKIKDALCCRRTLIVLDDVDKRDQFNKIIVMQNWLCKGSKIIVTTRNKGLFSGNDIEGVRCKIEPLDDEKSLELFSWNAFGQADPVDGFVEDSWRIVHHCNGLPLALGVIGSSLSGKGREIWESALQQMEVILNFEVQKVLRISYDFLDGDYPKNLFLDIACFFNGMDVDDAVRILDGLDKGARFGIDNLIDRCLVEINNDKRLWMHQLVRDMGREIARQESLKCQRIWHHGDAFTFLKGTTDAEKLRGLTIDMHTLMEYHYAEVVCTDSMVCRKRRRLNFFQQWLCDFFDGGKLQTGQTSLFPILSTDAFRKMPDIKFLQLNYTNFHGSFEHFPKNLIWLCWHGLSWSSIPNHVCLEKLVVLDLSRSCLVDAWKGKPFLPKLKILDLRHSRDLIRTPDFSGLPALEKLILEDCIRLVQFHESIGDLQRLLILNLRNCTSLVELPEEMSRLNSLQELVLDGCSNLNSLNMELEHHQGRKLLQSDGIVASTSFISSLPLKLFFPSRFSTRKMLRFTSFSLPRFLESLDLSGTPICFLPESIKDLGLLRALYLRNCKMLQALPELPFLLDLLDVSLCYSLQGLANPNSWTEGDGCDHLVEFQDRIKQELIQKLDSQMFRIMETVSAQIQTSRFQITFFDGIFNVVVYAFEDEMLRRFCAEGEEDKWLIQNEFVDNFSFKISSSPPAHRICGFNLLTRFCMTSVYSGFSNVYIEIRNNTSGRSLLSHFFVFPMRYARGVREIQSLLHTKLGGNDPSFDNGDDVSISVRPRGTAIQIRTVGVQWLHEEEGKDEVINAHNSSDDDDDAAHAAKVEIASRIFRNYYCAFQAKHSARNLDFNRKIKKAGKLLK, encoded by the exons atggatgaagagatgaaatctctcCACAAGAATCAGACTTGGGATTTGGTACAACTCCCTAAGGGAAAGAAGACAATTGGTTGCAAATGGGTATATGCCAAGAAGGAAGGTAATCCTGGAAAAGACAACATCCGATTCAAAGCAAGATTGGTAGCAAAAGGCTATGCTCAGAAGGAGGGGATAGATTATAATGAGGTATTCTCTCCAATTGTTAAGCATTCATCAATCCGTATTCTGTTAGCCTTGGTTGCAcagtttgatttggagttagcccaacttgatgtgaaaactgccttcctacatggagatttggaagaggaaatttacatgtctcagccagatggtttcaaagtcactgggaaagagaattgggcttgtaaactgaagaagccattgtatggattgaaacaatctcctcgccagtggtataagcgatttgataagttcatggcagaacatggatatacacggagtcagtttgatcactgtgtatattttcgcaaacttcttgatggttctttcatctatttgctcttatatgtggatgatatgttgatcgcatcaaagagcaaggtggagattgatagactgaaagctcaactgagaactgagtttgaaatgaaggaccttggagaagctaagaagattcttggcatggagattcagagagacagaagaaaaggcacagtctgtttgacaaagacccaatacttgaagaaaattctacagAGATTTGGGGTAGATGGTAAGACCAAGCCTGTAAGCACACCTTTAGCTCCTCATTTTAAGCTAAGTGCTTCAATGTCTCCACGCACAGAAGAAGAGCGCAAGCATATGGCTCAAATTCCATATGCAAATGCAGTTGGTGCATTAATGTATGCAATGGTTTGTACGAGACCAGATATTTCACATGCTGTCAGTATGGTGAGCAGATATATGCATGATCCGGGAAAGGGTCACTGGCAGGCAGTTAAGTGGATTCTACGATACATTCATGGCACAACTGATATTGGTTTGAAGTTTGAGAGGGATGATAGACTCGGACAAAATTTAGTTGGTTATGTGGATTCGGACTATGCTGGTGACTTAGACAAGCGTCGTTCCACAACAGGCTATGTGTTTACACTTGCTAATGGGCCTGTAAGTTGGAGGTCAACGTTACAATCAAcagtagctttgtcaacaactgAGGCAGAGTACATGGCAGTAACAGAAGCTTTCAAGGAAGCTATTTGGTTACATGGGTTGATTGAAGATTTGGGAATGGTTCAAGAGCACGTGGATGtccattgtgatagtcaaagtgttATTTGTCTTGCAAAGAATCAGGTTCATCATTCCCGCACCAAGCACATTGATGTTCGATTTCATTTTGTTCGAGAAATTGTGGATGAAGGGGATATTCTGCTACAGAAGATTGGTACTGTAgataatccagctgacatgctcACAAAATGTGTCTCAGGGATCAAGTTCCAACATT ATGGATCCCATGGTGCTGCCATTGCTTTACTCTATGGAATTGGTGGAGTTGGAAAGACAGCCATAGCTAAGAGTGTTTTTAACCAGAACTATTATAAATTTGAAGGGAAGAgctttctatcaaattttaggTCAAAGGATATAGTTTGCCTACAGAGGCAACTTCTTTTCGACATCCTAAACAAGACTGTTGAGATAAATGATCCTGATGAAGGAATTCTGAAGATTAAGGATGCATTATGTTGCAGAAGAACTCTTATTGTTCTAGATGATGTGGACAAAAGGGAccaattcaataaaatcattgtCATGCAAAATTGGCTTTGTAAAGGAAGTAAAATCATTGTAACAACCAGAAATAAGGGTCTGTTTTCAGGTAATGATATTGAGGGGGTCCGATGCAAAATCGAACCGCTAGATGATGAAAAATCACTTGAGCTTTTCAGTTGGAATGCCTTTGGACAAGCTGACCCTGTTGATGGTTTTGTGGAAGACTCTTGGAGAATAGTACATCATTGTAATGGACTTCCATTAGCTCTTGGAGTTATTGGCTCTTCATTGTccggaaaaggaagagaaatatGGGAAAGCGCATTACAACAAATGGAAGTGATTCTTAATTTTGAAGTTCAAAAGGTTCTTCGAATAAGTTACGACTTTCTTGATGGTGATTATCCGAAGAACTTATTCCTTGATATCGCATGTTTCTTTAATGGAATGGATGTGGATGATGCAGTTAGGATACTGGATGGGCTCGATAAAGGTGCAAGATTTGGGATCGACAATCTCATCGATAGATGTCTTGTTGAAATCAACAATGATAAAAGGTTGTGGATGCATCAACTAGTAAGAGATATGGGTAGGGAAATTGCTCGTCAAGAATCACTCAAATGTCAAAGAATATGGCATCATGGGGATGCTTTTACATTTTTGAAAGGAACTACT GATGCTGAAAAATTGCGTGGCCTTACCATTGATATGCATACATTAATGGAATATCATTATGCAGAAGTTGTCTGTACTGATTCAATGGTTTGTCGCAAGCGCCGCAGGCTTAACTTCTTTCAACAATGGCTTTGCGATTTTTTCGATGGGGGAAAATTACAAACTGGCCAAACAAGTTTGTTTCCCATCCTCAGCACGGATGCTTTTAGAAAGATGCCAGATATAAAATTTCTCCAACTAAACTACACTAATTTTCATGGAAGTTTTGAGCACTTTCCCAAGAATTTAATATGGTTATGTTGGCATGGATTGTCTTGGAGCTCCATACCAAATCACGTATGCTTGGAGAAGCTGGTGGTTCTTGATCTATCCAGAAGTTGTCTAGTTGATGCTTGGAAGGGCAAACCG TTTCTTCcaaaattgaaaattcttgATCTCCGTCACTCTCGTGATCTCATTAGAACCCCAGACTTCTCGGGTCTCCCAGCCCTTGAAAAGCTAATACTTGAAGACTGCATCCGTTTGGTTCAATTTCACGAATCTATTGGTGATTTACAAAGATTGTTGATCTTAAATCTAAGAAATTGTACAAGTCTTGTGGAGCTTCCAGAAGAAATGAGTAGATTGAATTCACTGCAAGAGCTGGTTTTAGATGGTTGCTCAAATCTTAACAGCCTGAATATGGAGTTAGAGCATCATCAAGGGCGCAAGTTGCTTCAAAGTGATGGAATTGTTGCAAGTACATCATTCATTTCATCTCTTCCATTGAAGCTATTCTTTCCCTCTAGGTTTTCAACGAGGAAAATGTTGAGATTTACCTCGTTTTCACTGCCACGCTTCTTGGAGAGTCTAGATTTAAGTGGAACTccaatttgttttcttccagAAAGCATCAAGGATCTTGGTCTACTCAGAGCCCTATATTTAAGAAATTGCAAAATGCTCCAGGCACTCCCAGAGCTTCCATTCCTTTTGGATTTGTTAGATGTGTCCCTTTGCTATTCACTGCAAGGACTTGCAAATCCAAATAGTTGGACTGAAGGAGATGGTTGTGATCACTTAGTCGAGTTCCAAGATCGGATAAAGCAAGAATTAATCCAAAAGTTAGACTCTCAAATGTTCAGAATAATGGAAACGGTTAGTGCTCAAATACAGACATCGAGATTTCAG ATAACATTTTTTGATGGCATATTCAACGTTGTCGTCTATGCATTTGAAGATGAGATGTTAAGGAGGTTTTGTGCAGAGGGAGAAGAGGATAAATGGCTAATTCAGAATGAGTTTGTAGATaacttttcattcaaaatatcCTCATCACCTCCTGCGCACCGGATATGTGGCTTTAATCTGTTGACAAGGTTTTGTATGACGTCAGTATACAGTGGCTTTAGTAATGTTTATATTGAAATCAGAAACAATACGAGTGGTCGATCCTTGCTTTCTCACTTCTTTGTGTTCCCTATGAGGTACGCGCGTGGTGTTCGGGAAATCCAATCGCTATTGCACACGAAATTAGGGGGCAATGATCCTTCATTTGATAATGGCGATGACGTGAGTATTTCAGTGCGTCCACGTGGTACAGCTATCCAAATAAGGACCGTTGGTGTACAATGGTTGCATGAAGAGGAAGGAAAGGATGAAGTTATCAATGCCCACAACAGtagcgatgatgatgatgatgcagcACACGCAGCCAAAGTAGAAATAGCTTCTcgtatttttagaaattattattgTGCTTTCCAAGCTAAACACAGTGCTCGCAATTTAGATTTCAACCGTAAAATCAAAAAAGCTGGAAAGcttttgaaatag